The DNA segment AGGATCCCAACCATATTCAAGGACTTGTTTTTAAAGACTGTGTAGAAACGGCCAAACAATGGGTTTCTTATATTCATGAACATGAACAGCCTGATGTGTTAATTGTTTCATATCACGGAGGATTTGAACGAAATCCAGTTACTGGTGAGCCTGAGGAAAAAGAAACGGGAGAGAACCAAGGTTATGCCCTGTGTCATGAAGTAGATGGAATTGATTTATTGTTAACAGGTCATCAGCACCGTTTACTTACTGGTACGTGTGGTGATGTTCCGATACTGCAACCGGGAAACTTCGGTTCAACTGTAGGAAAAGCGACCATTCAGTTAGAAAAGAAAGAGGATCAATGGACCATTAGCAGCATTGATACCGAGTTAGTAGAATTATCAGATACAAAAGCTGACTCAGAAATTGTAGAAGCTACAAAAGAAATTGAACAAGAAGTACAGAACTGGCTTGATGAACCAATTGGGTTTGTTGAGGGAAGCCTGCGAATAGAAGATGCTTTTCACGTTCGTATACAAGAGCATCCTTTTACTGAGTTTATTAATAAAGTGCAAATGGAAGCCTCGCAAACGGCTATTTCAAGCACAGCACTCTTTGACAATACGTCAAAAGGATTCCCTGATACGATAACCATTCGTGATGTGATGTCTAATTATATCTATCCTAATACATTAAAGGTTCTAGAAGTTTCAGGGGACGATTTAAAAGCAGCTCTAGAACGAAGTGCAAATTACTTTATGTTAACGGAAGGGGAGCCAGAAATTAATCCTGACTTCTTATACCCTAAACCGCAGCATTATAATTATGATATGTGGGAAGGGATTAATTACACAATTGATCTTAGGAACCCTGAGGGCGAACGAGTCGTTCAATTAGAGGAAGCGAATGGCAACCCAATTAAAGGTGATCAAACCTACGAAGTTGTCATGAGTAACTACCGTGCAAGCGGTGGTGGGGAATACAGTATGTTTAAAGACAAACCGGTTGTACGAGAAATGCAGGATGATATGACGGACTTAATTATTCAATACGTTCAAAAGCATAAGACCATTTCTTCTGAAGTGAATCAAAACTGGAAAGTTATTTGGAAGTAAAAAAAAGCAGATCCGCGAAATGGATCTGCTTTTTTGGTTAAACGAGCCTAGCTCGTATTTTACCTGAAATAAAGTCAACTAAGGTAATCATGACAATAATACCAAGTAAGATAATTCCCACTCGTTCCCAGTCTCGTACTTGTAAGGCAAAAATTAGAGGCGTACCAATTCCCCCGGCACCTATTATCCCTAAGATAGAGGCTGCACGAATATTTACTTCAAATCGATACATAACGAAATTCAAATAACTTGGTAAAATTTGAGGGACAACCGCGAACCATAAGGTTTTTATCGGGTTGGCACCTGTTGCAATTAATGCTTCAGTTGTACTTAGATTCACACTTTCCACATCATCAGAGAATAGCTTACCTAGCATCCCAATTGATCCGATTCCAAGAGCTAATACCCCGGAGAAAGAACCAGGACCTACAGCTTTAATAAAGATTAAAGCGAAGATAATGTCAGGGAACACGCGAATAAAACTAAGAATGAATTTACCAAATTGTGAAATCACTCGAGACTTTACAATATTACGAGCAGCTAAAAAGGCAAGTGGAATACAGAATACAGCTGCGATGAATGTACCAAGAATGGCGATTGCTAATGTTTCAAGTAGTTTATTCAACAGTCCTTCGCCATCAGGATCGTACACATAGCCCCAATCAGGACTAAATAACCCTTGGAATATTGCACTAACAATTTGGCCTGATGTTTCTTTTACTTCAATCGTAGGTAAACCTGCAAATGCCCAAATATAAATGAGCATCAGAATAATCACAACAACAAAACGTGTAAAGATCTTTTTCTTTTGTGGGTTCATGATAATTTCTCCCTTAGAGACGTACTGATAAAATCAATAATCAGTACAACAATCAAGGTATATAGAATAATGGTTGACACTCTAGCATAATCAAAGAATCCGAGTGCTTGGTCATAATACAAACCAATCCCACCTGCTCCTACAAGACCGAGTACAGCAGCTGCACGTACATTTACCTCAAATGAGTAGAGGCTGAATGATAAAAATTGAGCTGTTACTTGAGGTATAACACCAAACATGACTAATTTAACCTGATTTGCACCTACTGCGCGCATGGCTTCAAGTGGACCTTCATCAATTCCTTCAATCGATTCGTAGATTAGCTTTCCGATAATTCCGAGTGAGAATCCAATTAAAGCAAGAACACCAGAAAAGGCTCCAATTCCAAAGATTGCAACAAAGATCGCAGCTAGTAGTAAATCAGGAATCGTCCGAATTAAATTCAGTAACCAACGTGCAGGCACATTAATAAACGGCGTTTTCAAAACATTTCTTGCCGCAAGGAGTGCAAGTGGCAACGCAAGAATTGCACCAAATGTCGTTCCGAGAACGGCCATACGTATCGTCTCTAAAATTGGTTCGGTTATCCGAGTGAAGTACGCCCAATCTGGAGGGACCATCTCCTTGACGAGGTCCCA comes from the Alkalihalobacillus sp. FSL W8-0930 genome and includes:
- the phnE gene encoding phosphonate ABC transporter, permease protein PhnE, which produces MNPQKKKIFTRFVVVIILMLIYIWAFAGLPTIEVKETSGQIVSAIFQGLFSPDWGYVYDPDGEGLLNKLLETLAIAILGTFIAAVFCIPLAFLAARNIVKSRVISQFGKFILSFIRVFPDIIFALIFIKAVGPGSFSGVLALGIGSIGMLGKLFSDDVESVNLSTTEALIATGANPIKTLWFAVVPQILPSYLNFVMYRFEVNIRAASILGIIGAGGIGTPLIFALQVRDWERVGIILLGIIVMITLVDFISGKIRARLV
- a CDS encoding bifunctional UDP-sugar hydrolase/5'-nucleotidase — protein: MKNLQINVFETSDVHGHIMPHRYRTEDDLPLGLAKINTLIKKEREKHPHVFVIDNGDLIQGTPLTTYVSKKDSSNQHPLIRAANIVGYDAAIMGNHEFNFGMHTLNQAVSDSAFPWLAANIVNEETGGCYFGTPYVLKEFEGAKVALLGLTTQYIPNWEDPNHIQGLVFKDCVETAKQWVSYIHEHEQPDVLIVSYHGGFERNPVTGEPEEKETGENQGYALCHEVDGIDLLLTGHQHRLLTGTCGDVPILQPGNFGSTVGKATIQLEKKEDQWTISSIDTELVELSDTKADSEIVEATKEIEQEVQNWLDEPIGFVEGSLRIEDAFHVRIQEHPFTEFINKVQMEASQTAISSTALFDNTSKGFPDTITIRDVMSNYIYPNTLKVLEVSGDDLKAALERSANYFMLTEGEPEINPDFLYPKPQHYNYDMWEGINYTIDLRNPEGERVVQLEEANGNPIKGDQTYEVVMSNYRASGGGEYSMFKDKPVVREMQDDMTDLIIQYVQKHKTISSEVNQNWKVIWK
- the phnE gene encoding phosphonate ABC transporter, permease protein PhnE produces the protein MSPSSPKTKSTSRYRQKKTKQAFSALAIVVILWYSGYNVGFSFSDLQKGAPNMWDLVKEMVPPDWAYFTRITEPILETIRMAVLGTTFGAILALPLALLAARNVLKTPFINVPARWLLNLIRTIPDLLLAAIFVAIFGIGAFSGVLALIGFSLGIIGKLIYESIEGIDEGPLEAMRAVGANQVKLVMFGVIPQVTAQFLSFSLYSFEVNVRAAAVLGLVGAGGIGLYYDQALGFFDYARVSTIILYTLIVVLIIDFISTSLREKLS